The stretch of DNA TTCATATTTAAATTAACCGGCCTGGCGCCGTACAGGTGTCCTGCAAGAGCCCCGCCTATGTCAACGCCGCGCCCTTTGCAGTATTGCCGTGCTGTATGTTCTATGTATTTATAGGCGCCGCCCCATTTTAAATATTGGGGGTAATATTTTTCTTTATAGAGATATAACCTGGGATCTGAAAGTTTGTTTGTCATGTTAGTCAATTGGTCTCTTTCCGATAATGGAGCGCGGGTATTTAGCAAGCATATGCAATACCGCGGTAAATACGAGCTCCGGTTGAATGTTTTTCATACATGGTGCGGGGTGTCCGTGTGGACACTCTGTCCAATGCTGGTTACATGGTGAGCAGGGAAGCGGCCGCCAAATGGGGTACCATTTAATGTAATATTTATCTCTACATTTAGGCGAATACGCGCCCCACAAGCCAACGCTTGGGATTTCTAGCGCTGTTGCTATACATAATAAGCCGGACGATGAGCCAACGACAACATCGGACAAAGCGAGTATTGCTATGCAGTCGCGTAAAGATGTTTGACCGCATAAATTGACAACATTGCTAGGCGTGGGAACGACTAGGTTTTGTGCGAGTGTTGGAGTAAAAGAGCGTTCAAGGGAAGCTTGTGCGCGGTCGTGGCTTTCGCCGAGCCAGATTACTTTATAACCAGCCTGCGTCAGGGAAGTTGACAAGGTTGCCGTATATGAAAGAGGCCAATTACGGTTTGGCGTTGATGTCTCAAGGGCTATTGTTATAATTTTGTCTTTCGTGGTGTCAACGCCATGCCTGGCAAGCAATGCTTCTGCCCGCTTGCCTTCATCAAGCGTCACAACGAGCATGGCGCGACAATCCGAGCTTGACTTTGGCCGCGGCAAGCCGCCGTAATGAAATGTTGCGTCCACGGGGTCCATACGGGCGGCTTTTTTCATATACGTTGCGATACCGGAAAAATCGTATACCTCTTCACAACGTCTGATTAAACTTTGCATATTCCAGAACTCGTCTTTTACGCAAGCGGAGCAATATGGCACGTGTTGCCAGATCGGCATTGCTCGTTCATTTGTCATAACCATGATATTTGCTTGCGGATGCCGCTTGTGGAGTGCTTTCACAAATGGCATGATCCAAAGGCTGTCACCTATGCCGCCGCCGGCCAGAACTAAAATACTGCGCAAATCGCGAGTCTGGCGCCGGCGGACCATCCAATTTGGCGTAAGGTCTAGGCAACCTTGTAGGACATGATATTTCTGCCAAAAGAATTTAGGGCAGTAAGCAATATTATTTGTGAATAAAACTTCATCACTAATTAA from Candidatus Omnitrophota bacterium encodes:
- a CDS encoding glycosyltransferase family 9 protein, translating into MYILYAPPSKFGIIPPKTPLISDEVLFTNNIAYCPKFFWQKYHVLQGCLDLTPNWMVRRRQTRDLRSILVLAGGGIGDSLWIMPFVKALHKRHPQANIMVMTNERAMPIWQHVPYCSACVKDEFWNMQSLIRRCEEVYDFSGIATYMKKAARMDPVDATFHYGGLPRPKSSSDCRAMLVVTLDEGKRAEALLARHGVDTTKDKIITIALETSTPNRNWPLSYTATLSTSLTQAGYKVIWLGESHDRAQASLERSFTPTLAQNLVVPTPSNVVNLCGQTSLRDCIAILALSDVVVGSSSGLLCIATALEIPSVGLWGAYSPKCRDKYYIKWYPIWRPLPCSPCNQHWTECPHGHPAPCMKNIQPELVFTAVLHMLAKYPRSIIGKRPID